A window of the Myxocyprinus asiaticus isolate MX2 ecotype Aquarium Trade chromosome 11, UBuf_Myxa_2, whole genome shotgun sequence genome harbors these coding sequences:
- the LOC127447925 gene encoding leucine-rich repeat-containing protein 3-like, with product MTFPGGTIDVSRKVFIHHVCPLILRSLFTVIFLSVIGSACPKSCHCSERNGLTVVQCSTRNLEEIPPDLPHDTVSLLLSSNHITKIPNQAFKNLPWLQELDLSRNAIDTVDAGAFQGVTESLRALDLSHNHMRSVPKEAFARMHAKISLSNNPWHCECTLQEVLRELRLDPETVNEVSCHTSVQEEYAGKPVIQVLDSGINFCNFHHKTTDVAMFVTMFGWFTMVIAYVIYYVRHNQEDARRHLEYLKSLPSSSQISKDFDTISTVL from the coding sequence ATGACTTTCCCTGGAGGGACTATTGATGTGTCAAGGAAAGTCTTCATCCATCATGTCTGTCCCCTTATTTTGAgatcactttttacagtgatttttttgAGTGTGATAGGTTCTGCTTGTCCCAAGAGCTGCCACTGCTCTGAAAGGAATGGTTTGACAGTAGTGCAATGTTCCACTCGCAACCTAGAGGAGATCCCCCCTGACCTTCCTCACGATACTGTGTcacttctgctgtcctccaatcACATCACCAAAATCCCCAACCAGGCTTTCAAAAACCTTCCCTGGCTCCAAGAGCTGGACTTATCAAGGAATGCTATTGACACGGTGGACGCTGGGGCTTTTCAGGGTGTCACTGAGAGCTTGCGGGCTCTCGATCTGTCCCATAACCATATGCGAAGCGTACCCAAGGAGGCCTTCGCTCGGATGCATGCCAAAATCAGCCTGTCCAACAACCCGTGGCACTGTGAGTGCACCCTTCAGGAGGTGTTGCGAGAACTCAGGCTGGATCCTGAGACTGTGAACGAGGTGAGTTGCCACACCTCTGTCCAGGAGGAGTATGCGGGCAAGCCTGTCATCCAAGTGTTGGATTCGGGCATAAACTTTTGTAACTTCCACCATAAGACTACCGATGTGGCCATGTTTGTCACTATGTTTGGTTGGTTCACAATGGTGATTGCTTATGTCATCTATTACGTACGACACAACCAGGAAGATGCCAGGAGACATCTGGAGTACCTCAAGTCTCTGCCAAGTAGCTCCCAGATTAGTAAGGACTTTGACACAATCAGCACTGTTCTCTAG